The following is a genomic window from bacterium.
TTGATTGCCCGTTCTTTATTGCTGCCATACTACATCCATTTCCCAAGTGGCAGGTTATCAAGTTTACTTTGTTAAGCGGTTTATTGAGCAATTCTGAAGCTCTGATAGTTACATATCTATGAGAGGTGCCGTGAAATCCATATCTTCTTATACCATATTTTTCATACCAGTAATATGGAAGTGCGTACATATAGGCAACCTGAGGTATTGTGTGATGGAATGAAGTATCAAACACAGCTATATGTTTGCTATTCGGGAAATAATTCATTGCTTCTCTTATGCCTACAAGATTAGGCGGATTATGAAGAGGAGCTAATGAAGAATATCTTTCTATTATTTTAATGGCTTTTTCGTCTAGTAAAGCAGACTCATAGAATTTTTCTCCTCCATGAACAACTCTGTGTCCAACTGCCTTAATCTCATCAATATTCGCTAAAACATCTGTTTTGGGACTGAGCAAATGTTTTGTGAACAGAGCAAAGGCTTCTTTATGGTCTTTGATTTTTTGACTAAGCTTAATATTGTTTTTTTCTGATTTTTGAGTAAAAACAGATACTTCCTCTCCGATTTTTTCAACAAGTCCTTTAGCAAGTTCCTGTTCGTTACTCATATCAAAAAGACTGTATTTTATTGAAGAACTTCCACAATTAACGACTAATACCTTCATCTGTTTCTCCTTTTTTTAACTTCGCACTGCTGTTATAGCAGTAACTCCAACAACATCCTGAACGCTTGCTCCTCGTGATAGATCATTTATTGGCTTCTTAAAGCCCTGAAGTATCGGACCATACGCTTTTGCACCGCCAATATATTGGGTTAGCTTATATGCTATATTTGCTGCGTCCAGATCTGGGAATATCAATACATTTGCTTTTCCAGCAACATTGCTTTCTTTTACCTTTTTTTCTGCAACTTTTGGCACAAGCGCTGCGTCTGCCTGAAGTTCTCCGTCAATATTCAAATCAGGTTTCTTTTGCCTTGCAATTTTTGTAGCTTCCACTACTTTATCAACATCTGAGTGTGAAGCACTGCCTTTAGTTGAAAAAGACAGCATTGCAACTTTTGGCTCAATTCCAAGAAGTTTTTTAGCATTCATGGCTGTGGCTATTGCTATTTCAGCGAGTTGGGGAGC
Proteins encoded in this region:
- a CDS encoding acetate kinase, translating into MKVLVVNCGSSSIKYSLFDMSNEQELAKGLVEKIGEEVSVFTQKSEKNNIKLSQKIKDHKEAFALFTKHLLSPKTDVLANIDEIKAVGHRVVHGGEKFYESALLDEKAIKIIERYSSLAPLHNPPNLVGIREAMNYFPNSKHIAVFDTSFHHTIPQVAYMYALPYYWYEKYGIRRYGFHGTSHRYVTIRASELLNKPLNKVNLITCHLGNGCSMAAIKNGQSIDTSMGLTPLEGLIMGTRCGDIDTAILFFLAEKENVGLKEIDKLLNKKSGLLGVSELSNDVRTLLENADKGNKKARLALDMFAYRIKKYIGAYIAVLNEVDAIVLTGGIGDKAKPVRKNICQDLEYLGIELDESKNNNCFEQEAVISKDSSRIKLLVVPTNEELMIARDSIKIAS